In a genomic window of Mesotoga sp. Brook.08.105.5.1:
- a CDS encoding ABC transporter ATP-binding protein, with translation MDILRTEKLTKRFGGVVANNELSIGISQGNITALIGPNGSGKTTFINVVTGVHPITSGKVYYKDQDISQMDINRISRLGIARTFQKIRLFENLSVIENVLVARKSFYKSGPLSVVLGTPKFRREESENKEKALELLRLVGLEERAYDSPTGMAYGLRRCLEIARALALEPQLIFLDEPAAGMTRDEFKVIMDLMIILKERGITILLVEHTMDFIKAVADWVYVLNFGQVIAEGKFDEIEKDPLVLKAYLGED, from the coding sequence ATGGACATACTAAGAACGGAAAAGTTGACAAAGAGATTTGGCGGAGTTGTGGCAAACAATGAACTTTCGATAGGAATTTCTCAGGGAAATATCACAGCTCTTATCGGTCCGAATGGCTCCGGAAAGACGACGTTCATAAATGTAGTAACAGGAGTACACCCGATTACAAGCGGAAAAGTGTATTACAAAGATCAGGATATCTCTCAAATGGACATAAACAGGATAAGTAGATTAGGTATTGCGCGCACATTCCAGAAAATCCGGCTCTTCGAGAACCTATCAGTTATAGAGAACGTTCTGGTTGCTCGAAAGTCGTTTTACAAGTCAGGCCCATTGAGCGTCGTTTTGGGAACCCCGAAGTTTAGAAGAGAGGAAAGTGAGAACAAAGAGAAGGCTCTCGAGCTCTTGAGGCTTGTTGGACTTGAGGAGAGAGCATATGACTCTCCTACCGGCATGGCATACGGATTGAGACGCTGTCTAGAAATAGCAAGAGCACTAGCCCTTGAACCTCAGTTGATTTTCCTCGACGAACCGGCAGCGGGTATGACTAGAGATGAATTCAAGGTGATCATGGACTTGATGATTATTCTTAAGGAAAGAGGAATAACGATTCTACTGGTAGAACACACGATGGACTTTATCAAGGCAGTTGCCGACTGGGTATATGTTCTCAACTTCGGTCAGGTTATTGCGGAGGGAAAGTTCGACGAAATCGAAAAGGATCCACTTGTCCTTAAAGCCTACCTGGGGGAGGATTGA
- a CDS encoding ABC transporter ATP-binding protein has translation MALLETIDLSVSYNEVPALRKVSIKAQKGEVVSVLGPNGAGKTTLLKSISGLVASESGSKVLLNGDEIQHLPPHKITRLGVIHVPEGRQVFPELSVQENLEVAATRIGLAKARPNIEKVYELFWELKSRKNQMAGTLSGGEQQMLAIGRAIVSDPLIMMIDEPSMGLAPVIVKRIFETLKNYVKDTGLTMLIVEQNAKLSLPMSDRVYIVSQGQIKLEGSVDEVKSDERIREMYFGGK, from the coding sequence ATGGCCTTGCTTGAAACCATAGATCTTTCAGTCTCGTATAACGAGGTTCCTGCTCTCAGAAAAGTCTCTATAAAAGCCCAAAAGGGAGAGGTCGTCTCTGTTCTTGGACCAAACGGAGCAGGTAAGACAACTCTACTAAAGAGCATTTCCGGACTAGTGGCTTCCGAGTCGGGAAGCAAGGTCTTGCTGAACGGAGATGAGATTCAACATCTGCCGCCCCACAAAATCACCAGGTTGGGGGTAATACACGTTCCAGAAGGAAGGCAGGTATTCCCAGAACTCTCCGTGCAAGAAAACCTTGAAGTTGCTGCTACTAGAATTGGACTCGCAAAGGCTCGCCCAAACATCGAGAAAGTTTATGAGCTTTTCTGGGAACTGAAGTCCCGGAAAAATCAGATGGCCGGCACGCTTTCCGGTGGAGAGCAACAGATGCTTGCAATTGGAAGGGCCATCGTTTCCGATCCATTGATCATGATGATAGACGAACCTTCCATGGGACTGGCTCCTGTTATCGTTAAGAGAATATTCGAGACTCTGAAAAATTACGTCAAGGATACGGGTCTTACAATGTTGATTGTGGAACAGAACGCGAAGCTCTCGCTCCCAATGAGCGACAGAGTTTACATCGTATCGCAAGGTCAAATAAAACTCGAAGGCTCCGTCGATGAAGTGAAGAGCGACGAGAGAATCCGAGAAATGTATTTCGGTGGTAAGTAA
- a CDS encoding RidA family protein, translating to MLRVISTDKAPAAVGPYSQAIAAGGFLFVSGQIPLNPLTGELVTDFEGACRQSLENLFAVIAAGGSSLDNIVKVNIYVRDMGKFSILNEIYMTYFKEHKPARAVVEVSNLPKNALVEMEAVAIIP from the coding sequence GTGTTGAGGGTTATCAGTACTGACAAGGCGCCGGCAGCGGTTGGACCATATTCTCAGGCGATAGCGGCGGGCGGTTTCCTCTTTGTTTCTGGACAGATCCCCCTCAACCCGTTGACCGGTGAACTGGTGACGGATTTCGAAGGAGCATGCAGACAATCACTGGAGAATTTATTCGCGGTTATCGCCGCCGGCGGGTCGAGTCTGGACAATATCGTGAAAGTGAACATCTATGTTAGAGATATGGGGAAATTCTCGATACTAAACGAAATCTACATGACGTATTTCAAGGAACACAAGCCCGCGAGAGCTGTCGTTGAAGTCTCTAACTTGCCCAAGAATGCGCTGGTAGAAATGGAAGCTGTGGCGATAATACCGTAA
- a CDS encoding radical SAM protein translates to MHFQKRIREEKRCRIYLYMIEEIRASKALTKSGIPLTDFTVNPYVGCTIGCKYCFARFIGPFKYSRGRWGRDVQVRKNIVSLLRKEIAHHPKRAVFLSTACDPYQHIEEKYAITREILRILISHRIPVFLMSKSALIRRDIELLKASEGEARVLITVTTDIDAVRKILEPGSSSFEERLETIDMLTASGIKVGAFVGPVLPMNAARVAFELSKRIEEVHIDPMNYIFQVRDTYRKYGWQRWLTGDAYKNVKEEFSKLLKVN, encoded by the coding sequence ATGCACTTTCAAAAACGCATTCGTGAAGAGAAACGCTGTAGAATCTATCTGTATATGATTGAAGAGATAAGAGCAAGCAAAGCCCTTACAAAATCAGGTATTCCTTTGACGGATTTCACGGTCAATCCTTATGTTGGATGCACAATCGGCTGCAAGTACTGTTTTGCAAGGTTTATCGGCCCTTTCAAGTACAGCCGCGGCAGATGGGGCAGAGACGTTCAGGTTCGTAAGAATATTGTCTCTCTTCTGAGGAAAGAGATCGCTCACCATCCCAAGCGCGCCGTGTTTCTCAGTACGGCCTGTGATCCATATCAGCATATAGAAGAAAAGTATGCAATCACCCGTGAAATTCTGAGAATACTCATCTCTCACCGAATTCCTGTATTCTTGATGTCAAAGTCCGCTTTGATTAGAAGGGATATTGAACTGCTGAAAGCCTCCGAAGGAGAGGCAAGGGTTTTGATAACGGTCACTACGGACATAGACGCTGTCAGAAAGATCCTTGAACCGGGTTCATCTTCCTTTGAAGAAAGACTCGAGACAATCGACATGCTTACTGCCAGCGGCATCAAGGTCGGAGCTTTTGTCGGTCCGGTTCTCCCCATGAACGCAGCTAGAGTTGCCTTCGAGCTTTCAAAAAGGATCGAAGAAGTACACATAGATCCGATGAACTACATTTTTCAAGTCAGAGACACCTACAGAAAATACGGCTGGCAGAGATGGCTCACTGGCGATGCCTATAAAAATGTTAAAGAAGAATTCTCCAAACTACTCAAGGTCAATTAG
- a CDS encoding ABC transporter substrate-binding protein, translating into MKLSKVLVVAIVLLIGVAAFGATIKVALVAPFTGLGSILGDYIKMGAQLALEEINAAGGINGDMLEMIVYDDAANPSTASSVIRRALFQDNVVAVFGPNMSSAVIGVHPLAQQAKVPMLVGATSPSFRYSVIPNDFLFRLRADDKVKVIQLVKYAVEVLGIEKPGIVYGSTDYCLAGLDVAKEEFPKYGIEIVAMEQIKEGDKDATGQLLKLKNAGFDGLIGLTHESEAAVTVNQLRQLQIDVPIIGFSAWGVPAFTDLAPEAAIGVYSVQGFNPVDPDPAVQAFVEAYKARWDGKEPSDPAQAYYDGMYLLADALRNVGTDGTKLAQYLANEANIVGVQGELKCDEHHNFTNVCLISQFDGKDWQIINKLY; encoded by the coding sequence ATGAAGTTAAGCAAGGTACTCGTAGTCGCGATTGTCTTGTTAATCGGGGTTGCGGCATTTGGAGCAACAATCAAGGTCGCATTGGTTGCACCGTTTACCGGTCTCGGTTCGATTTTGGGCGACTACATCAAGATGGGTGCTCAGTTAGCACTGGAAGAGATCAACGCTGCCGGTGGAATTAATGGAGATATGCTTGAAATGATTGTATACGACGATGCTGCCAATCCTAGCACGGCTTCCAGTGTTATTAGAAGGGCATTATTTCAGGACAACGTAGTGGCAGTTTTTGGACCTAACATGAGCAGTGCGGTTATTGGAGTTCACCCGTTGGCTCAGCAGGCCAAGGTTCCGATGCTAGTCGGTGCTACTTCTCCTTCGTTCAGGTACTCAGTTATTCCCAACGATTTTCTTTTCAGACTCAGAGCTGACGACAAAGTAAAGGTTATTCAGCTTGTGAAATACGCGGTTGAGGTTCTTGGGATTGAAAAACCCGGAATCGTCTACGGATCTACTGATTACTGTCTTGCAGGCCTTGACGTTGCAAAAGAAGAGTTTCCCAAGTACGGAATAGAGATTGTGGCAATGGAACAGATCAAGGAAGGAGACAAGGATGCGACTGGTCAGCTGTTGAAGCTCAAAAACGCAGGCTTCGACGGTTTGATTGGACTTACTCACGAATCCGAGGCCGCCGTTACTGTCAACCAGCTAAGGCAGTTGCAGATTGATGTGCCGATTATCGGTTTCTCTGCATGGGGCGTTCCGGCATTTACAGATCTCGCTCCAGAAGCCGCAATTGGCGTCTATTCTGTTCAAGGTTTTAACCCGGTCGATCCAGATCCCGCGGTCCAGGCTTTTGTTGAAGCTTACAAAGCAAGATGGGACGGAAAGGAACCGAGCGATCCCGCTCAGGCGTATTACGATGGAATGTATCTTCTAGCGGATGCCCTGAGGAATGTTGGAACCGACGGTACTAAGCTCGCACAGTACCTGGCCAATGAAGCAAATATCGTTGGTGTTCAGGGAGAACTGAAGTGCGATGAACACCATAACTTCACCAACGTCTGTCTAATCTCCCAGTTTGATGGAAAGGACTGGCAGATTATCAACAAACTGTACTGA
- the thrS gene encoding threonine--tRNA ligase, whose product MGISIKLPDGTIKEYGQSVTPSELASDISEGLARRTFGAVVNDEFWDADRPIERDASVRLILDKDPESAVFFRHTMSHILAQAVMRIYGKDQVKLAIGPTIENGFYYDIDLGDIRITEEDLPKIESEMEKIIKEDLTVERFELPVSDAIALMKKEGQPYKVELIEDLVKDTGTDSVTFYKQGEFVDLCRGPHVSSTGKVKYFRLTSVSGAYWRGDENNKMLQRVYGTAFAKKSDLEAYLKMIEEAKKRDHRKLGPALGLFTINYEYAPGMPVFLPKGTEVLNQLLQFSREKHIEDGYREVSTPQVMSDALWRTSGHWDHYRDNMYFTEKEDQQFAVKPMNCPGHIIVYKSSSVSYRDLPMKLFEFGKVHRYERSGVLHGLFRVRGFVQDDAHIFCTREQIQQEIMGVIDFVEKIYSPFNFEYRAELSTRPEDYMGEVELWDIATKALEDSLKAKNMEFKVNEGDGAFYGPKIDYHIKDSLGREWQCATIQLDFMMPERFGIKYVGSDNEEYQPVMIHRAIYGSVERFMGILIEHFAGAFPTWFAPTQVAVIPIADRHIEYAESVASELKNKGFRVEVDDRQKSTNYKIRDAQMQKVPYMLIVGDRERERGTVSVRLRSEKDLGSIELDKFIEKLSEEIKTRRATSVFE is encoded by the coding sequence ATGGGTATTTCTATAAAGCTGCCCGATGGCACAATCAAGGAGTACGGGCAAAGCGTAACACCATCAGAACTGGCAAGTGACATTTCCGAGGGCCTTGCCAGACGAACCTTCGGTGCTGTTGTCAATGATGAGTTCTGGGATGCAGACAGGCCAATTGAACGGGATGCTTCTGTGAGACTGATTCTCGACAAAGATCCTGAATCGGCTGTCTTCTTTAGGCACACGATGTCTCATATTTTGGCACAGGCTGTTATGAGGATCTATGGCAAGGATCAAGTCAAGCTGGCCATAGGGCCTACAATTGAGAATGGATTTTACTACGACATAGATCTGGGAGATATTAGAATAACTGAAGAGGATTTGCCGAAGATCGAATCCGAGATGGAGAAGATAATCAAGGAAGATCTCACGGTGGAGAGGTTCGAGCTGCCTGTGAGCGATGCAATAGCTCTGATGAAAAAGGAGGGCCAGCCTTACAAGGTAGAGCTGATAGAGGATCTTGTAAAGGATACTGGTACTGATAGCGTCACATTCTACAAGCAGGGAGAATTTGTCGATCTTTGCAGGGGACCTCACGTTTCTTCGACGGGCAAGGTTAAGTATTTCAGGCTTACATCTGTATCCGGGGCCTACTGGAGAGGCGATGAGAACAACAAGATGCTTCAGAGGGTTTATGGTACTGCCTTCGCCAAGAAGAGCGATCTCGAAGCTTATCTAAAGATGATAGAAGAAGCGAAGAAGAGGGACCATAGAAAGCTTGGTCCTGCTCTAGGTCTGTTTACAATCAATTACGAATACGCTCCCGGGATGCCGGTTTTCCTTCCGAAAGGTACGGAAGTGTTGAATCAACTCCTTCAGTTCTCCAGAGAGAAGCACATAGAGGACGGTTACAGGGAAGTGAGTACGCCACAGGTCATGTCGGATGCCCTGTGGAGAACATCAGGGCACTGGGATCATTACAGGGACAACATGTACTTCACGGAGAAAGAGGACCAGCAGTTTGCGGTAAAGCCAATGAATTGTCCCGGTCATATCATAGTCTACAAGTCCTCGTCTGTGAGCTACAGGGATCTTCCGATGAAGCTCTTCGAGTTTGGGAAGGTCCACAGATACGAACGTTCAGGTGTCCTGCATGGGCTCTTCAGGGTAAGAGGCTTCGTTCAGGATGACGCCCACATATTCTGCACAAGAGAACAGATTCAGCAGGAGATCATGGGCGTGATCGACTTCGTAGAGAAGATATACTCGCCTTTCAATTTCGAGTACAGGGCGGAGCTCTCGACGAGGCCTGAAGATTACATGGGCGAAGTGGAGCTCTGGGATATTGCTACAAAGGCACTTGAAGATTCTCTGAAGGCAAAGAATATGGAGTTCAAGGTCAATGAAGGTGATGGGGCGTTTTACGGTCCTAAGATCGATTACCATATAAAGGATTCGTTAGGAAGGGAATGGCAGTGCGCCACTATTCAGCTCGATTTCATGATGCCCGAGCGCTTCGGAATCAAGTATGTGGGCTCCGACAACGAGGAATACCAGCCAGTTATGATTCACAGAGCCATCTACGGCTCAGTTGAGAGATTCATGGGAATACTTATCGAGCACTTCGCAGGAGCCTTCCCAACGTGGTTTGCTCCGACCCAGGTTGCAGTCATCCCCATAGCCGACAGACACATCGAATACGCCGAGTCAGTCGCTTCTGAACTGAAGAACAAGGGGTTCAGAGTCGAGGTTGATGACAGGCAGAAATCTACAAACTACAAGATACGGGATGCTCAGATGCAAAAAGTGCCCTATATGTTGATAGTCGGTGATAGAGAAAGAGAGCGCGGCACCGTATCTGTAAGACTGCGAAGTGAAAAAGATCTTGGATCCATTGAACTCGACAAGTTTATCGAGAAGCTTTCTGAAGAGATCAAGACTAGAAGGGCCACGAGTGTTTTTGAATGA
- the ade gene encoding adenine deaminase, with product MGTNIIDIIPVARGDKPADVLLKNCKVVNVFSGEVEEANLALFRKRIAGIGDYEEGVEVIDLEGSFVVPGLIDAHLHIESSMVSPVEFSKTILARGTTTAIADPHEIANVMGLTGIEYMIRSTEGVPVNLYIMIPSAVPASTMETSGATISVMDMIGFVEKFQNRVLGLGEVMNFPDIINGDRDSIAKIELIRHKYKKIDGHIPGVLGKPLNAYICAFVRSEHECTYVEEAREKLSRGMQILMREGSVERNLVPLLPLINDKTYPFVSFCTDDKHPDDIIREGHIDHNIRKAIKHGIDPIIAIRAATINTARHYNLRSMGAIAPGYKADLVVVDDLKSFNPRMVFKDSRVVARDGKLVADVISRSFPQEKTNTFKCQRINESDLAVRARSKFIRVIELLGSEVLTGGSIVEAKIEEGKAVSDTSQDVLKLAAICRYCEGKSMSVAFAKGSGLKKGAVATSVGHDSHNLGVLGVSDSDMVFAANRVIDMGGGLVAVVDGKIISELPLKIAGLMSDLTSREVAERLVELKEATKSMGSILPDLFMTLSFVQLSVIPKLKLTNLGLVDVEKNDFVPLFVEEDEDV from the coding sequence ATTGGCACGAATATCATTGATATTATTCCGGTAGCGCGGGGTGATAAGCCGGCCGACGTTCTGCTGAAGAACTGCAAAGTGGTCAATGTTTTCAGTGGCGAGGTGGAAGAAGCGAATCTTGCTCTCTTCAGGAAGAGAATTGCTGGAATCGGGGATTACGAAGAAGGTGTTGAAGTTATAGATCTTGAAGGCTCATTTGTAGTGCCCGGCCTTATTGATGCGCATCTTCACATAGAATCATCTATGGTGTCTCCCGTCGAATTCTCCAAGACGATTCTTGCACGAGGAACCACGACAGCGATAGCAGACCCTCACGAGATTGCAAACGTAATGGGGCTTACCGGTATAGAGTACATGATAAGATCTACGGAAGGCGTTCCTGTCAATCTGTATATCATGATTCCTTCGGCCGTCCCTGCTTCGACAATGGAGACCTCCGGCGCAACGATCAGTGTAATGGATATGATAGGCTTTGTGGAGAAGTTTCAAAACAGAGTTCTCGGGCTGGGAGAGGTGATGAATTTCCCCGATATCATAAACGGTGATCGTGATTCAATAGCGAAAATCGAATTGATCCGTCACAAATACAAGAAGATAGATGGACATATCCCTGGAGTTCTTGGCAAACCGCTCAATGCTTACATTTGCGCCTTTGTGCGATCGGAGCATGAATGCACATATGTTGAGGAGGCGCGTGAGAAGCTTTCAAGAGGAATGCAGATTCTCATGAGAGAGGGCAGTGTTGAGAGAAACCTCGTTCCGCTTCTTCCACTCATAAATGACAAGACCTATCCGTTCGTCTCTTTCTGTACCGATGACAAGCACCCCGACGACATCATCAGGGAGGGTCATATCGATCACAATATTAGAAAGGCCATAAAACACGGGATAGATCCGATAATCGCAATAAGAGCGGCGACTATCAATACGGCCAGACATTACAATCTCAGATCGATGGGGGCCATCGCGCCCGGATACAAGGCAGACCTAGTAGTGGTCGATGACCTCAAGTCCTTCAACCCCAGAATGGTTTTCAAAGACTCCAGGGTGGTTGCAAGAGATGGAAAATTGGTTGCTGATGTGATATCCAGAAGCTTTCCGCAGGAAAAAACGAATACATTCAAGTGCCAGAGAATCAATGAGAGCGACCTGGCTGTCCGAGCCAGAAGTAAATTCATTAGGGTGATAGAGCTTCTTGGGAGCGAGGTTCTTACAGGAGGCTCCATCGTGGAGGCGAAGATAGAGGAAGGAAAGGCAGTCAGCGATACTTCTCAAGACGTTTTGAAGCTCGCCGCTATTTGCAGATATTGTGAAGGGAAATCCATGTCGGTAGCATTTGCGAAGGGATCTGGGTTGAAGAAGGGGGCAGTGGCAACATCTGTCGGTCATGATTCTCACAATCTGGGAGTCTTGGGCGTTAGTGATTCAGACATGGTTTTTGCCGCCAATAGAGTGATTGACATGGGTGGAGGTCTTGTTGCAGTAGTAGATGGAAAGATAATATCTGAACTGCCTCTGAAGATCGCTGGACTGATGTCGGATCTGACAAGCAGAGAAGTGGCTGAGAGACTGGTGGAGTTGAAGGAAGCGACAAAATCAATGGGAAGCATTCTTCCTGACCTTTTCATGACGCTCTCTTTTGTTCAGCTTTCAGTTATTCCCAAGTTGAAGCTAACGAATCTCGGTCTCGTCGATGTAGAGAAGAACGATTTCGTACCGCTTTTCGTTGAGGAGGATGAAGATGTCTGA
- a CDS encoding branched-chain amino acid ABC transporter permease, whose translation MKKLILIVGAILLIILFPLFTNNMYHLYLMNRALIHSILATGLVFLTGFAGQISLGQAGFYAIGAYTSAYFTVRLGLPISIGVIAGVVLSVVAGFLLSIPSFKLKAFFLSLVTIAFGQIVWMLVINLTPITGGPYGFFGIPFYSVGNNMLSYGQVFWLFGGILLVSVFIMYRIKHSHFGRAMLAMNDDDVATETCGISTKKLKIAAFGFSAGLAGLAGALYAHLAGFLSPEPFTFFESSNFVAMAVVGGLRHMSGGVVGGIGLTLLPEFLRFGGWENYYLMVTSLIVIVIIIFVPMGLGPILENLFRKVFKLKRSNTKTL comes from the coding sequence ATGAAGAAGCTGATATTGATTGTAGGAGCGATACTACTAATAATACTATTCCCACTTTTCACGAATAACATGTATCACCTTTACCTAATGAACAGGGCTTTGATACACTCCATCCTTGCAACAGGGTTGGTCTTCCTTACAGGTTTCGCTGGCCAGATATCGCTCGGGCAGGCGGGTTTTTACGCAATTGGAGCATACACTTCGGCATACTTCACTGTGCGGCTGGGACTACCAATTTCGATTGGGGTTATTGCGGGAGTAGTTCTGAGCGTTGTTGCGGGCTTCCTGCTGAGTATCCCCTCGTTCAAACTAAAGGCCTTCTTCTTATCTCTAGTAACAATCGCCTTCGGGCAAATAGTCTGGATGCTCGTGATAAATCTCACACCGATAACCGGGGGGCCATATGGTTTCTTCGGAATCCCATTCTATTCAGTGGGAAATAACATGCTTTCCTACGGTCAGGTGTTCTGGCTTTTTGGAGGGATACTGCTCGTGTCAGTTTTCATTATGTACCGCATCAAGCACTCTCACTTCGGCAGAGCGATGCTTGCTATGAATGACGATGATGTGGCCACTGAGACCTGCGGAATATCTACAAAGAAGTTAAAGATCGCCGCTTTCGGTTTTTCGGCAGGCTTGGCAGGGCTTGCAGGAGCGCTTTACGCTCATCTGGCAGGATTTCTTTCGCCCGAACCATTCACGTTTTTTGAGTCATCGAATTTCGTTGCGATGGCCGTTGTTGGTGGTCTTAGACACATGAGCGGAGGAGTTGTCGGCGGAATCGGGCTCACTCTTCTGCCGGAATTCCTCAGATTCGGCGGCTGGGAGAACTACTACTTAATGGTGACCTCACTGATCGTTATCGTTATCATAATATTCGTACCCATGGGGCTCGGGCCGATACTTGAGAATCTCTTCAGAAAGGTCTTCAAACTTAAGAGAAGCAACACAAAGACATTGTAA
- a CDS encoding branched-chain amino acid ABC transporter permease produces MLQDILQIIVSGASIGATYGLVGLGVVFLWLTISRINFANISSAMLGAYLFYSFYTQLNLGFFISFVLSIAVIALYGLGLRAFIYEPIRKRGGGRLEFVVATLMLCTFWLNLIIVTYGALPKPFPPVFGGSQDFISLGGIRIPTLYLNIYLVIGILMVFIYFLLNKTLIGKSFRAAAQNREAAALMGIDVKVTTSLSFILATCVVGIAGILLAPIYFVSLELGGGSIGVKGFASAVLGGLTNPYGTILGGISLGLLENFSTLYISSTYRDIISFSVLVAVLILKPSGIFNWKSKKI; encoded by the coding sequence ATGCTTCAAGACATTCTCCAAATCATTGTTTCAGGGGCTTCAATCGGTGCTACGTATGGACTTGTAGGGCTCGGAGTTGTTTTCCTGTGGCTGACGATCTCAAGAATAAACTTTGCCAACATATCGTCGGCGATGTTGGGAGCCTATCTCTTCTACAGTTTCTATACTCAACTGAACTTGGGTTTTTTCATTTCTTTCGTTTTGTCTATAGCCGTAATAGCGCTCTATGGGTTGGGATTGAGAGCCTTTATATATGAGCCCATAAGGAAGCGGGGAGGCGGACGTCTCGAATTCGTGGTCGCCACGCTTATGCTGTGCACCTTCTGGCTCAACTTGATAATCGTCACTTATGGGGCTTTGCCCAAGCCATTTCCACCGGTATTTGGGGGAAGCCAAGACTTCATTTCTTTAGGCGGAATAAGAATTCCTACTCTCTATCTCAATATCTATTTGGTAATCGGAATCCTTATGGTATTCATTTACTTCTTACTGAACAAGACGCTCATAGGAAAATCATTCCGGGCTGCCGCACAGAATAGGGAAGCCGCGGCTCTTATGGGAATAGATGTGAAGGTAACGACCTCTCTTTCTTTTATACTGGCCACGTGTGTGGTGGGAATTGCAGGTATACTTCTTGCCCCGATATACTTCGTGTCATTAGAACTTGGTGGTGGGTCAATTGGTGTCAAAGGGTTCGCATCTGCCGTTCTCGGCGGATTGACCAATCCGTACGGGACGATACTGGGCGGAATATCTCTTGGATTGCTGGAGAACTTCTCCACCCTCTACATCTCTTCTACATACAGAGACATCATATCCTTCTCGGTTCTTGTCGCCGTTCTAATACTCAAGCCTTCCGGAATATTCAACTGGAAGAGCAAGAAGATATAG